A region of Moorena producens PAL-8-15-08-1 DNA encodes the following proteins:
- a CDS encoding phycobilisome rod-core linker polypeptide, translating to MGNLTRSAVLGLDAFEGDPLKLQPFSTEDDLQTVIRAVYKQVLGNAHLMESERLANGESMLRNGDITVRGFVRMVAQSSLYQSRFFQGSSPYRFIELNCKHLLGRAPLDQAEISEHVSLYNEQGYEAEIDSYIDSDEYLQNFGEDVVPYPRSISSQLGIKNVGFNRMFSLLRGAPTSDSGKPAQLITSVASNLSPKVKAPAIGNGAGYGNTGKRYQIAVSTCAGAARLNKYSKLNYQVSYDQLSEQVQSIHKSGGKILSITELN from the coding sequence ATGGGAAATTTAACTCGGTCAGCTGTTCTAGGCTTGGATGCCTTTGAAGGTGATCCATTAAAATTACAGCCTTTTTCCACTGAAGATGATTTACAAACGGTAATTCGAGCTGTTTACAAGCAAGTTTTGGGCAATGCCCATCTGATGGAGAGCGAGCGACTCGCTAATGGGGAATCAATGTTGCGCAATGGGGATATTACTGTCCGTGGCTTTGTGCGCATGGTCGCTCAATCATCCCTGTATCAATCCCGATTTTTCCAGGGGTCTTCGCCCTATCGGTTCATTGAACTTAATTGCAAACATTTGCTGGGTCGTGCTCCCCTAGATCAAGCGGAAATCTCTGAGCACGTCAGCCTTTACAATGAACAGGGTTATGAGGCTGAAATCGATTCCTATATCGATAGTGACGAATATCTCCAGAATTTTGGCGAGGACGTGGTTCCCTACCCCCGCAGCATTAGTAGCCAATTGGGGATTAAGAATGTGGGCTTTAATCGGATGTTCTCCTTACTGCGAGGTGCTCCGACCAGTGATAGTGGAAAACCAGCTCAGCTAATCACATCTGTAGCTAGTAATCTATCTCCAAAAGTTAAGGCTCCAGCGATTGGAAATGGTGCAGGTTATGGCAACACTGGCAAGCGTTACCAGATTGCTGTTTCCACATGTGCTGGTGCTGCCCGGTTGAATAAGTATAGCAAGCTGAACTATCAGGTTAGCTACGATCAACTCTCTGAACAAGTTCAGAGTATTCATAAAAGCGGTGGCAAGATTCTCAGTATTACTGAGTTAAATTGA
- a CDS encoding phycobilisome rod-core linker polypeptide — MVSTAPTAKFGIDSDTIFELWPTSGIDEVQAVIRAVYRQVLGNPHIMESERLVSAESQLCDGSISVREFVRAVAKSDFYRARYFESCAPYRFIELNFKHLLGRAPLDQTEISEHIRICIEQGYDAEIDSYINSEEYQVKFGENIVPYYFGASSQIGQKQVGYNRTLCLVRGRPEIDSSIKSSCLVEAVATNSTSEIVPLAGCRAAAYADATEKTFKIVVRGAMYSGRRRRSTTEYIVPGSKMTPQIQRINRTSGTIVSITEIS, encoded by the coding sequence ATGGTCAGTACAGCGCCTACTGCCAAGTTTGGTATAGATTCAGATACCATCTTTGAACTATGGCCCACTAGCGGCATTGATGAAGTACAAGCTGTAATTCGGGCAGTTTATCGTCAAGTTTTGGGCAACCCCCACATTATGGAGAGCGAGCGGCTAGTGAGTGCTGAATCGCAATTATGCGATGGCAGCATCAGTGTCAGGGAATTTGTCCGGGCTGTGGCCAAATCAGATTTCTATCGCGCTCGGTATTTTGAATCCTGTGCGCCCTACCGATTTATTGAGCTGAACTTTAAGCATTTATTGGGTCGTGCTCCCCTAGATCAAACAGAAATTTCGGAACACATCCGCATCTGTATTGAGCAAGGTTACGATGCTGAGATTGATTCTTACATCAATAGTGAGGAGTACCAAGTTAAGTTTGGGGAGAATATCGTACCCTACTATTTTGGTGCTAGTAGCCAAATCGGCCAAAAGCAAGTGGGCTATAACCGTACCCTCTGCTTGGTAAGGGGTCGTCCAGAAATTGATAGCTCCATAAAAAGCTCTTGCTTGGTAGAAGCAGTTGCCACCAATAGCACCAGCGAAATTGTGCCACTGGCAGGTTGTCGTGCGGCCGCTTATGCTGATGCTACCGAAAAGACGTTCAAAATTGTTGTCCGGGGTGCGATGTACAGCGGTCGTCGCCGTCGTAGTACCACTGAGTACATTGTTCCTGGCAGCAAGATGACACCCCAAATTCAGCGGATTAATCGCACTAGCGGAACAATCGTCAGCATTACAGAAATCTCCTAA
- a CDS encoding phycobilisome linker polypeptide gives MAAFGPASQLGVGLFEDTDPIEVWPGISSEDAEAVIRAVYRQVLGNAYVMESERLAVPESQFKLGELSVREFVRAVAKSDAYSSRFFDKAPRYRVIELNFKHLLGRAPDGFDEMKAHSIIWDEGGFEAEIDSYLDSDEYQEVYGEDTVPFYRGYKTQTGKKMVGFTHMFQLLRGASSSDFKGSLAGNSPCLNKNVIQEIPTAVIPPSGGVSGWSFQETPLGARTRHGAGATAEGKVYRIEVTGYKSPGAVNRVSKFRRSNQVYLVPFDQLSKEYQRIHKQGGVIASITVV, from the coding sequence ATGGCGGCATTCGGACCAGCATCACAGCTAGGTGTCGGCCTATTTGAAGACACAGATCCAATCGAAGTCTGGCCAGGTATCTCAAGCGAGGACGCTGAGGCCGTGATTCGGGCGGTCTATCGGCAAGTATTGGGCAATGCTTATGTCATGGAAAGTGAGCGACTGGCTGTCCCAGAGTCTCAGTTCAAACTAGGTGAACTAAGCGTTCGGGAATTTGTGCGGGCAGTAGCTAAATCGGATGCTTACAGCTCCCGGTTTTTCGACAAAGCCCCCCGCTACCGCGTAATTGAGCTGAATTTCAAACATTTACTTGGTCGGGCTCCCGATGGCTTCGATGAGATGAAGGCTCACAGTATTATCTGGGATGAAGGAGGCTTCGAGGCAGAGATTGATTCCTACCTCGACAGTGACGAGTACCAGGAAGTTTATGGGGAAGACACGGTTCCCTTCTACCGGGGCTACAAAACCCAAACAGGCAAGAAGATGGTTGGGTTTACCCACATGTTCCAACTGTTGCGAGGAGCCTCTAGTAGCGACTTCAAAGGGAGCTTGGCTGGCAATAGTCCCTGTCTCAATAAGAATGTAATTCAAGAAATTCCTACAGCAGTGATTCCCCCATCTGGTGGTGTATCTGGCTGGTCTTTCCAAGAGACGCCATTGGGTGCCAGAACTCGTCATGGTGCTGGAGCTACTGCTGAAGGTAAGGTGTACCGCATTGAGGTAACTGGCTATAAGTCCCCTGGTGCAGTGAATCGGGTATCCAAATTCCGGCGCAGTAATCAGGTATACCTGGTTCCGTTTGATCAGCTCTCCAAAGAGTACCAGCGGATTCATAAGCAGGGTGGCGTGATTGCAAGCATCACCGTTGTGTAA